Proteins encoded within one genomic window of Halodesulfurarchaeum formicicum:
- a CDS encoding tyrosine-type recombinase/integrase, which yields MSLKPTPPHEAKSRFLNDKKPGVTRKTLKNYRTSLRQFCDWLDGQQLTNLNDLDSELIQRYKEFRLSKVKVITARQDMMIIKQFIEFCEHITAAPREMADMARIPSVRESDEICDDLLTRDEATEMLDFLGKYEYASNRHVTLLLLWKTGMRLSGLRALDLGDFDEGRPALELRHRPTEGTALKNMERSERDVLITPEVADVVRDYVDMNRKDVTDDHGREPLLTSKSGRIVETTIQRYVYTATRPCYYNGGNCPFDREPETCEAMPWNASCKCPGSVSPHALRRGYVTAARNAGQPKDVTGERVNMSGKVLDKH from the coding sequence ATGAGCCTGAAACCGACGCCGCCGCACGAAGCCAAGAGCCGATTCCTCAACGACAAGAAGCCGGGCGTCACTCGGAAGACGCTCAAGAACTACCGGACGTCCCTGCGCCAGTTCTGTGACTGGCTGGACGGCCAGCAACTCACGAACCTGAACGACCTCGACAGCGAACTCATCCAGCGGTACAAGGAGTTCCGGCTGTCCAAGGTCAAGGTCATCACGGCACGGCAGGATATGATGATCATCAAGCAGTTCATCGAGTTCTGCGAGCACATCACGGCTGCCCCGCGCGAGATGGCCGATATGGCTCGGATACCCTCTGTCAGAGAGAGCGACGAAATCTGTGACGACCTCCTCACGCGGGACGAAGCCACCGAGATGTTGGACTTCCTCGGGAAGTACGAGTACGCCAGCAACCGGCACGTCACTCTGCTACTGCTCTGGAAGACCGGGATGCGTCTTAGCGGTCTCCGGGCGCTAGACCTCGGAGACTTTGACGAAGGCCGTCCGGCGCTGGAACTCCGCCACCGACCCACGGAGGGAACGGCGCTCAAGAATATGGAACGGAGCGAGCGGGACGTACTGATAACCCCGGAGGTGGCCGACGTCGTCCGCGACTATGTCGATATGAACCGGAAAGACGTCACCGACGACCACGGCAGGGAACCGCTTCTGACGTCCAAGAGCGGGCGTATCGTGGAGACGACCATACAGCGGTACGTCTACACGGCGACCCGTCCCTGCTACTACAACGGCGGGAACTGCCCGTTCGACCGGGAACCCGAGACCTGTGAGGCTATGCCGTGGAACGCTTCGTGCAAGTGTCCCGGCTCGGTCAGCCCACACGCCCTTCGTCGGGGCTACGTCACGGCAGCGCGGAACGCGGGACAGCCCAAGGACGTGACCGGCGAGCGGGTCAATATGAGCGGGAAGGTGCTGGATAAACACTAA